The proteins below are encoded in one region of Deltaproteobacteria bacterium:
- a CDS encoding PilT/PilU family type 4a pilus ATPase — MISTKPATGDKLGEILVKNGLIGEDQLKEALKRQYQQGGFLGTNLIMLGYIDEETLMNVLSSKLGIQSINLTGHEITPLLQRMLPFDKVKFHNVLPVALEGNTLIVAMADPTDLKIQYDLEYTLRRSIRGVLASEKDILDAIAFFEKEGYGERPYTKSCVVPSLPDKTLDIRELLKVTVEENATDLLITAGVAPCLKINNKVTRLKTPSLTPGQVEELVFSILTENQKTKLQQQSALEFAYSLFDMGRFRINIYFQRGSLSLTARNLMERIPSLEELGLPGWVREYALRPQGLILVTGPAGHGKSTTIASLIEVINTHHQSNIITIEDPIEFLFQHKNSNVNQREVGTDTASFSEGLRNIFRQSPDVIMIGELRDYESISIALSAAETGHLVLGTLHTLNATATIDRLINVFPGDQHNQIRAQLAESLLLILSQRLVLSRDGKSRVLAYEKLTPSSRVRNLIRIKKIHQLRTQMLNEQEDFESIDSSLIKLAREGKIRREEALKFADNQNFVNDIINKKR; from the coding sequence ATGATCTCTACAAAACCGGCAACAGGCGATAAATTAGGTGAAATTCTGGTCAAGAACGGCCTCATCGGAGAAGACCAGCTGAAGGAGGCCCTGAAACGCCAGTATCAGCAGGGAGGATTTCTCGGAACCAACCTGATCATGCTGGGATATATTGATGAAGAAACCCTGATGAATGTCCTCAGCTCGAAGCTGGGCATTCAGAGCATCAATCTGACCGGCCATGAGATCACCCCCCTCCTCCAGCGGATGCTCCCCTTCGACAAGGTCAAGTTCCACAACGTCCTGCCCGTTGCGCTGGAAGGGAATACATTGATCGTGGCCATGGCCGACCCCACGGATCTCAAAATCCAGTACGATCTGGAATACACCCTGCGGCGTTCCATCCGCGGGGTTCTGGCCTCGGAAAAGGACATCCTCGATGCCATCGCCTTCTTTGAAAAGGAAGGCTACGGGGAGCGGCCTTATACCAAGTCCTGTGTCGTACCCTCATTGCCGGATAAAACGCTCGACATCCGGGAACTCCTGAAAGTTACTGTGGAAGAGAATGCCACCGATCTGCTGATTACCGCCGGAGTGGCGCCCTGCCTGAAGATCAACAACAAGGTAACTCGCCTCAAGACCCCCTCGCTGACGCCCGGTCAGGTGGAAGAACTGGTTTTTTCGATCCTGACGGAAAACCAGAAAACAAAGTTGCAGCAACAGTCGGCCCTCGAATTCGCCTACTCCCTTTTCGATATGGGACGGTTCCGGATCAATATCTATTTTCAGCGAGGATCTCTCTCCCTGACCGCCCGGAACCTGATGGAACGGATTCCCTCTCTCGAAGAGTTGGGCCTTCCCGGCTGGGTCCGGGAGTATGCCTTACGGCCTCAGGGTCTGATCCTGGTCACCGGCCCGGCGGGACATGGAAAGTCAACCACCATCGCCTCCCTCATAGAGGTGATCAACACCCATCATCAGTCCAATATCATTACCATTGAGGACCCCATCGAGTTCCTCTTCCAGCATAAGAACAGCAACGTCAATCAGCGGGAGGTCGGAACCGATACAGCCTCCTTCTCTGAAGGGTTGAGAAACATCTTCCGTCAGAGTCCCGATGTCATCATGATCGGAGAACTTCGGGATTACGAAAGCATCTCCATCGCCCTCAGTGCTGCGGAGACGGGGCATCTGGTATTGGGGACGCTCCACACCCTGAATGCCACGGCCACCATCGACCGTTTGATTAACGTCTTCCCCGGAGATCAGCACAACCAGATCCGGGCCCAATTGGCCGAATCCCTCCTCTTGATCCTCTCTCAACGGCTGGTCCTCTCCCGGGACGGCAAGAGCCGAGTACTGGCTTACGAAAAGCTGACCCCTTCATCCAGGGTCCGGAACCTGATCCGGATCAAGAAGATCCATCAACTGCGCACCCAGATGCTGAACGAACAGGAAGATTTCGAATCGATCGATTCCAGCTTGATCAAACTGGCCAGAGAAGGAAAAATACGGAGGGAAGAAGCCCTGAAGTTTGCCGATAACCAGAACTTTGTAAATGACATAATCAACAAAAAGAGGTAA